One genomic window of Microtus ochrogaster isolate Prairie Vole_2 chromosome 21, MicOch1.0, whole genome shotgun sequence includes the following:
- the LOC101980531 gene encoding histone H4, with amino-acid sequence MSGRGKGGKGLGKGGAKRHRKVLRDNIQGITKPAIRRLARRGGVKRISGLIYEETRGVLKVFLENVIRDAVTYTEHAKRKTVTAMDVVYALKRQGRTLYGFGG; translated from the coding sequence ATGTCTGGTAGAGGAAAGGGTGGAAAGGGTCTAGGCAAGGGTGGTGCCAAGCGCCATCGCAAGGTTCTTCGCGACAACATCCAGGGCATCACCAAGCCCGCCATCCGCCGCCTGGCCCGACGCGGTGGTGTCAAGCGAATCTCCGGCCTCATTTACGAGGAGACCCGCGGTGTGCTGAAGGTGTTCCTGGAGAACGTGATCCGGGACGCCGTCACCTACACTGAGCACGCTAAGCGTAAGACCGTCACCGCCATGGATGTGGTCTACGCGCTCAAGCGCCAGGGCCGCACCCTGTATGGCTTTGGAGGCTAA